The Vibrio aerogenes nucleotide sequence AGTTCAGGTTGCACTGTTAAGTGCTTCTATTAACCACCTTCAAGGTCACTTTAAAGAGCACAAAGGCGATCACCATAGCCGCCGTGGTCTTCTGCGCATGGTTTCTCGTCGTCGTAAGCTTTTAGATTACCTGAAAAGTAAAGATCTTGAGCGTTACCATGACCTGATCAAGCGTCTTGGTTTGCGTCGCTAAGATATGTTTGTAAAAAAAGGGGCTTAAGCCCCTTTTTTTATGTCTGAATTTAACAAAATTCTACATGAGTAGTTTATACTACCGGGCATTAAAGCTGCCAGAATAGCTTTAAAATGACAAGCTCAGAGTATTGCAGTCACCGAAGTCGGCCAACAGGTCGCGGCTATTCAAAACAGACTCAGGGAATAAGTCTTTTTTGACTAGTCGCGATTTGTAATGCTTTGAGTATTAACAGATATAATCTGGGAAAATCCCAGGGCTAAGGAATTCGAATGTTTGAAAAACCAATTGTAAAAACTTTCCAGTATGGAAATCACACAGTGACTCTTGAGACAGGTGTGATTGCCCGCCAGGCAACTGCCGCAGTCATGGTCACTATGGACGATACTTCAGTTTTTGTTTCTGTTGTTGGAAAAAAAGAAGCTGTCGAGGGGCAGGATTTCTTTCCACTGACCGTCAATTATCAGGAAAGAACCTATGCAGCAGGTAAAATTCCCGGAGGTTTCTTTAAACGTGAAGGTCGCCCTTCTGAAGGTGAAACACTGACAGCGCGTTTGATTGACCGACCAATTCGCCCTCTGTTTCCTGATGGTTTTAAGAATGAAGTTCAGGTGATTGCGACAGTCATGGCTGTGAATCCTGATGTTCAACCAGATATCCCAAGTATGATCGGTACTTCTGCTGCTTTGGCCATTTCTGGTATTCCTTTCAGCGGTCCGATTGCTGCAGCCCGTGTTGGACATATTAACGGACAATTAGTTCTTAACCCAAGTATGACTGAGTTGAATGAGTCACGTTTGGATCTGGTTGTTGCTGGTACAGAAAATGCGGTATTAATGGTTGAATCTGAAGCCGATATTCTGACAGAAGAAGAAATGTTGTCTGCAGTTGTTTTCGGTCACGAGCAACAGCAGGTTGTTATCCGTGCTATTAACGAATTTGCAGCTGAAGTGGCAACACCTGCATGGGAATGGAACGCACCTGAAGTTGATACTGATCTTAAATCAGCAGTTGCAGAACTGGCAGAAAGTCGTCTGGTTGAAGCGTATCAGGTGACCGAAAAACTGGCGCGTTATGAGCAGGTTGGTCAGATTAAAAATGACGTTGTTGAAGTTTTGTTGCAACGTGATGATGAGCTGGATGAAAACGATATCCGCAATATGCTTGGATCTCTTGAGAAGAATGTTGTCCGCAGCCGTATTATTTCCGGAGCACCAAGAATTGATGGCCGTGAAAAAGATATGGTTCGTGCGTTGGATGTCCGCACTGGTGTATTACCTCGCGTACACGGGTCTGCACTCTTTACCCGGGGTGAAACTCAGGCTGTTGTAACAGCAACACTGGGTACTCAGAGAGATGCACAAATCATTGATGAATTGACCGGAGAAAGAAAAGAGCATTTCCTTTTGCATTATAATTTCCCGCCATACTGTGTGGGTGAAACCGGCTTTGTTGGTTCACCAAAGCGTCGTGAAATTGGTCATGGCCGTCTTGCTAAGCGTGGTATTCAGGCGGTGATGCCAACTGCTGAAGAATTCCCGTATACAGTTCGTGTTGTTTCTGAAATTACAGAATCCAACGGTTCATCTTCTATGGCTTCAGTGTGTGGTTCTTCTCTGGCACTTATGGACGCAGGCGTGCCGATTAAAGCTTCTGTTGCCGGTATTGCAATGGGGCTTGTGAAAGAAGGTGAAGACTTTGTTGTTCTCTCAGATATTCTTGGTGATGAAGATCATTTGGGTGATATGGACTTTAAAGTCGCAGGTACTTCAGCGGGTGTGACTGCACTGCAAATGGATATCAAAATCGAAGGTATCACAAAAGAGATCATGCAGATCGCACTAAACCAGGCTAAAGGTGCCCGCCTGCATATTTTATCAGTGATGGATCAGGCGATTGACTCTGCCAGAGATGATATTTCTGAATTCGCTCCCCGTATTCACACCATGAAAATCAGTTCAGATAAGATCAAGGATGTGATTGGTAAAGGTGGTGCTGTTATCCGTGCATTAACGGAAGAGACCGGAACAACCATTGAAATTGAAGATGATGGTACGATTAAAATCGCTGCCACTGAAGGGACAGCGGCCAAAGAAGCAATTCGCCGGATTGAAGAGCTGACTGCTGAAGTTGAAGTGGGCAAGATTTACACAGGTCGTGTTACCCGTATCGTTGACTTCGGTGCATTTGTTGCAGTTCTGGGTGCTAAGGAAGGCCTGGTACATATTTCTCAAATTGCTGAGCAACGTGTTGAGAAGGTCACCGATTACCTGAAAGAAGGTCAGGATGTTCAGGTTAAAGTGCTTGAGATTGACAGACAAAACCGTATTCGTTTGAGTATGAAAGAAGCTGTTGAAAAAACTGAAGCACCAAAGGCAGAAGGTGATACTGAGCAGAAACCTGCTTCAAATGAAGAATAAAGTGACACCATAAGAAATGACGAGCTTTTTTATTTGAAAGCATGATGTTATAAAGGGAGCTTATATGCTCCCTTTTTTAGATCTCTACAGGAGAAGATTTTGTGAAGTGGTTTCTCGCACTGTTAGCTGGTTTTAGTCTGTTAATGACCAGTGGATGCGCAAGCATTGATTCAAAGCAGGTTCAGTGGTACTACCCGCCAATGGCAAGACCATTACAGCCCACTATTCAGCAAGAGGTAAAAATTGTCCGGCTAAGCCAGTTATTGCAGCGGGAGAAGTTATCAGATGAAGTCCGGGCAAAGCTCTTTTATGAAAGGGGCAATGCTTATGACGCGGTGGGCCTGAGAAATCTGGCCCGAATCGATTTCGAACAATCTTTACAGATGAACCCGGCTCAACCCGATGTATTTAATATTCTTGGTGTTTATTATACGGAGATTGGTCAATACGATTCCGCTTATGATGCGTTTGATTCAACGCTGGAGATGGAACCGGATAATCTTTATGCACTGAGAAATCAGGCGGTGGCTTTATATTATGGTCAGCGCCCACATCTGGCACTTGAAGTGGTTGATCAAATGGATCAGGTCGAGGTTAATGATCCTTTTAATGCATTATGGCGCTACTTTATTGAGAGTGAACTGGCACCGGCAGATGCAAAAAAAACACTGTCTGAAACTTATGAGCATCGTACTGAAAAGCAGTGGGGATGGCTGTTGGTTTCAATGGTGCTGGAGAATACACCTGATAAAGAAGTGTTTAAACAAATTCTCGCAGGAACAAAAGATAATACAGTGCTTGCCCGCCGGTTGACAGAAGCTTATTTCTATCTGGGAAAACGTTATCAGCTACAGGGAAAATATGCAGATGCGGTGTCTTTATACAAATTAGCGATTTCGTTTAATGTGTATGAATATGTCGAGCATCGTTATGCTTTTCTTGAACTGGAGAATATCTATTTGATTTTGAAGCAAGATAAGTAAATTAAAGCTTCGCTGATACGGAGTTTGACTGTGTCTTCAGTTTATACTCAGTATTTTCGCTACACAATTCCTACTGTAGCCGCGATGTTGATTAGCGGCTTATATCAGATTGTCGATGCAATTTTTGTTGGCCAGTACCTTGGAGCCGCAGGGCTGGCCGCTATTAATATTGCCTGGCCGGTTGTCGGATTTATGACTGGTGTCGGCTTACTGGTCGGGGTTGGTACGGGTGCCATCACTTCTGTATACAAGGGACAGAATGACATATTCTCGGCTCGTCAGACGATCTTAACCGGTTTTATACTTCTGATGATTCTGGCAGCTTTTCTTTCCCTGCTTATTCTTATATCGATTACACCAGTGCTCAAGTGGCAATCAGACGATCCTGAGGTATTAAATCAGGCACATCAGTATATGTCTGTTGTCATGATGACTTCTGTGTTTTCTCTTGCGGGCATTGCACTTCCTTTTCTTATCCGAAATGATGACAGCCCTGGTGTTGCAACAGTACTTATGATTTTGGGAGCAATACTTAATATATGTTTTGATTATATTTTTATTGTTCTTTTCAATTTATCTTTAGCTGGTGCGGCGATGGCCACGGCCATTTCTCAGGTTGCAGTGACTGTATGTAGTATTCGTTATTTTTATTCATCACATGCAAAGTTGCGCTTAACATGGTCTGATTTTTCGTTTCGTTGGTCAGATAGTTATCAGATTATAACTATAGGTATATCTAGCCTGTTCACCTACATATACTGGGCAGTCATGGTTGCGCTTCATAATAGTCAGTTTGCCCGGTATGGTGGCACTGAAGTATTGGGGGCTTATACCATTCTGGGATATATCGTTACTTTTTACTATCTGGTCTGTGAAGGTATTGCGCATGGCATGCAGCCTTTAGCCAGCTTTTATTATGGAGCCAAATCACCACATCTTGTTCGAAAGCTTTTATATCTCGCTCTGATTTTGGCCGTTACCTTCGGGATTTTGTTAACCACGGTGTTGAACCTTTATCCTCAAAGTATTATTTCACTTTTTAATGATGAGGATTATCAGTTAGCGCAACATGCTGTTCACGGAATCAGGATGCACCTTTTTGCTTTATGTCTGGATGGTATCCTTGTTGTGACGATTGTTTTCTATCAGTCTGTGAATCAGGGGAGGAAGGCAATGTTATTCTCTCTTGGAAACCTGTTTATCCAGATTCCATTTTTATTTTTATTACCTCTGTTCCTGAATATTAATGGTGTATGGTTGGCTTTTCCTTTGTCAAATATCGTATTAACTGTAATTATTTTTGGAATATTGGTCAAAGATCTGATTTATTCGTTTCGGTAATTGACCTTTAAATTAGCTGAATATGATTTGTGTATTTTTTGTGATTTTTATATTTTTTGTTTTACCAGTTATTTTAAGTTAAATATAAAAACTGTTAACTAATGAAATGTATCAGATACTCGTTTGATTATATGGATGATGTATTCCATTTTGATGTGATTAGTGTGAGATGGTGAATTATTTTATTGAGAATGAAGAAAGATTACTTATTATCCTTTGTCTAATGCTCATATGATTAAAATGATGCAAGTGCATGAGGAAAGTTTATGAGTGCAAAAAATAAATTATTATCTTCTATTGGTTTTCTGTTTTTATTGGTTGTGTTTATTATTGTTACTATGAGTTATCTTTCTTTTAAAAATGCATCAGTTAAAAACTATACTGAAAAATTAATGAATAATGCTCACCTGATTTCCTATGCTGTTGAACAGCGTATGGAACGATATTTTGATGTGCTGACTTTGAGTGGAAATGAGATAAATATTGATTCTCGTGGGCACATTGATGAAGAGCAGCTAAGAAAGACACTCCATAACCTGGAAAGTAATCCTCATATTTTGAATGCTTTTTTTGCTTCAACCGATGGGGTCACCTACCGCCCGGGTGGACGCATTGCTGGGTTTAATGCCAAAGATAAACAAAGAGAATGGTTTAAGAAGGCGCTTAACGGTGATCAGTATGTAATCACGGCACCATTTAAAGCGATTACAGGAGAAACCGTGATGTCATTATCTATATTGATAAAAAGACATGGAAATATCGTTGGTGTTTTAGGTGTGAATATTACGCTGGATATGATCACTAAGTTTATTCAATCATTGACCGATAATAATCAGTTGTTTGTTAGTAAAGAAGATGGATATATCGTTGCTGCAAGTGAACATCAGTATATTGGTCAGAATTTGTTTCAGATCCGGCCATCCTATTCCCGTTACAGAGATATGGATGGTGCAAGTCATTTTTATCAGTATAAAGGAAAATCTTATTATTCAGTGAATGCAATTTCTGAAAAGTTAGGGTGGTCAGTTTGGGCTTGGGATAAGAAAGATAATATTGATGCAGCCTCTGAGGCTAATTTAATGACTGATGTTTATATTACGATTATTGCAATTACTTTTTCTTTGATTGTGACTTATTTTCTGGTCGTCAGATTGATGTATATGCCTATCGGTGGTGAGCCCAAAGAAATTGAAGCCATTATCCAAAGAGTTGCTGAAGGCGATCTGACATTTCAGGTCTCTGATATCAGCAGAGAAACCGGTGTCTATGCTGCAATTATGGCAATGGTAAAAAACCTGAAATCAATTATAGAAGGTATTTACGGCGCAATTGATCAACTGAATCACGCGTCTGTTCAAATGCTGGATACGACTTCAGCGGTAAAATCCAGTGCTGAATCTCAGATGGTTCAGCTTGAACAGACAGCTACTGCCATGAATGAAATGACAGTGACAGTTGATGAGGTTGCCAGAAGTGCTTTACAGGCTTCTGGTGCTGCCAGAGAGTCTGGTGAACATTCTTCGCTGGGAATGAGCGTGGTCAGGGAAATGAATCAAAGTATTCAGGATTTGGCGACCGGAATCAAAGCAGTGGTTGATGTTAATACCGGACTTGAGAAAGAGACGCAAGGTATTGGCTCCATTCTTGAAGTGATTGACAGCATTTCTGAACAGACGAACTTGCTGGCTTTGAATGCTGCGATTGAAGCCGCACGAGCTGGTGAATATGGGCGGGGATTTTCTGTGGTGGCTGATGAAGTCCGTCACCTGGCGAACAGAACGAAGCAAAGTACGAATGAAATTCAGGATATGATCGTCAGGCTTCAACGGGAGGCACAGCACTCGGTTCAACTCATGCAAGACAACATGCTTGATGCTCAGACGACAGCAAAAAAATCAGAAATGGCCAATCAGGCACTTCAGGAAATTCAGAATGCCGTCTCTTTGATACAGGATATGAACAGTCAGATTGCTACTGCCGCTGAAGAACAAACCCATGTGGCCGGAGAAATTAATGCCAGTGTTGTTCAAATAAATGAACTGGCCCGGAACACCTTTGATGATGCATCAGGCAATAGCGGCCGGGCAGGTAAACTGGCAGAAGTTGCATCACAGCTTCATGAGTCTGTTAAAATTTTTAAAATCTGAATCCATCGTTTGAGATTCAGGGGTGATCATGGAACTCCGGCAACCAGAGATTTCCGGTCGCCGGGGTATTACGCTGAAGGAAGGACTTTGGATAAACCGGCGATATTGTGCCAGTATCCATTACAGTAATGATCGTCCTGATGCAGACTGGCGGTGCGGTTTGTCT carries:
- the rpsO gene encoding 30S ribosomal protein S15 is translated as MSLNAETKAAIVAEYARGEGDTGSPEVQVALLSASINHLQGHFKEHKGDHHSRRGLLRMVSRRRKLLDYLKSKDLERYHDLIKRLGLRR
- a CDS encoding MATE family efflux transporter translates to MSSVYTQYFRYTIPTVAAMLISGLYQIVDAIFVGQYLGAAGLAAINIAWPVVGFMTGVGLLVGVGTGAITSVYKGQNDIFSARQTILTGFILLMILAAFLSLLILISITPVLKWQSDDPEVLNQAHQYMSVVMMTSVFSLAGIALPFLIRNDDSPGVATVLMILGAILNICFDYIFIVLFNLSLAGAAMATAISQVAVTVCSIRYFYSSHAKLRLTWSDFSFRWSDSYQIITIGISSLFTYIYWAVMVALHNSQFARYGGTEVLGAYTILGYIVTFYYLVCEGIAHGMQPLASFYYGAKSPHLVRKLLYLALILAVTFGILLTTVLNLYPQSIISLFNDEDYQLAQHAVHGIRMHLFALCLDGILVVTIVFYQSVNQGRKAMLFSLGNLFIQIPFLFLLPLFLNINGVWLAFPLSNIVLTVIIFGILVKDLIYSFR
- a CDS encoding methyl-accepting chemotaxis protein → MSAKNKLLSSIGFLFLLVVFIIVTMSYLSFKNASVKNYTEKLMNNAHLISYAVEQRMERYFDVLTLSGNEINIDSRGHIDEEQLRKTLHNLESNPHILNAFFASTDGVTYRPGGRIAGFNAKDKQREWFKKALNGDQYVITAPFKAITGETVMSLSILIKRHGNIVGVLGVNITLDMITKFIQSLTDNNQLFVSKEDGYIVAASEHQYIGQNLFQIRPSYSRYRDMDGASHFYQYKGKSYYSVNAISEKLGWSVWAWDKKDNIDAASEANLMTDVYITIIAITFSLIVTYFLVVRLMYMPIGGEPKEIEAIIQRVAEGDLTFQVSDISRETGVYAAIMAMVKNLKSIIEGIYGAIDQLNHASVQMLDTTSAVKSSAESQMVQLEQTATAMNEMTVTVDEVARSALQASGAARESGEHSSLGMSVVREMNQSIQDLATGIKAVVDVNTGLEKETQGIGSILEVIDSISEQTNLLALNAAIEAARAGEYGRGFSVVADEVRHLANRTKQSTNEIQDMIVRLQREAQHSVQLMQDNMLDAQTTAKKSEMANQALQEIQNAVSLIQDMNSQIATAAEEQTHVAGEINASVVQINELARNTFDDASGNSGRAGKLAEVASQLHESVKIFKI
- the pnp gene encoding polyribonucleotide nucleotidyltransferase; translated protein: MFEKPIVKTFQYGNHTVTLETGVIARQATAAVMVTMDDTSVFVSVVGKKEAVEGQDFFPLTVNYQERTYAAGKIPGGFFKREGRPSEGETLTARLIDRPIRPLFPDGFKNEVQVIATVMAVNPDVQPDIPSMIGTSAALAISGIPFSGPIAAARVGHINGQLVLNPSMTELNESRLDLVVAGTENAVLMVESEADILTEEEMLSAVVFGHEQQQVVIRAINEFAAEVATPAWEWNAPEVDTDLKSAVAELAESRLVEAYQVTEKLARYEQVGQIKNDVVEVLLQRDDELDENDIRNMLGSLEKNVVRSRIISGAPRIDGREKDMVRALDVRTGVLPRVHGSALFTRGETQAVVTATLGTQRDAQIIDELTGERKEHFLLHYNFPPYCVGETGFVGSPKRREIGHGRLAKRGIQAVMPTAEEFPYTVRVVSEITESNGSSSMASVCGSSLALMDAGVPIKASVAGIAMGLVKEGEDFVVLSDILGDEDHLGDMDFKVAGTSAGVTALQMDIKIEGITKEIMQIALNQAKGARLHILSVMDQAIDSARDDISEFAPRIHTMKISSDKIKDVIGKGGAVIRALTEETGTTIEIEDDGTIKIAATEGTAAKEAIRRIEELTAEVEVGKIYTGRVTRIVDFGAFVAVLGAKEGLVHISQIAEQRVEKVTDYLKEGQDVQVKVLEIDRQNRIRLSMKEAVEKTEAPKAEGDTEQKPASNEE
- the nlpI gene encoding lipoprotein NlpI, which produces MKWFLALLAGFSLLMTSGCASIDSKQVQWYYPPMARPLQPTIQQEVKIVRLSQLLQREKLSDEVRAKLFYERGNAYDAVGLRNLARIDFEQSLQMNPAQPDVFNILGVYYTEIGQYDSAYDAFDSTLEMEPDNLYALRNQAVALYYGQRPHLALEVVDQMDQVEVNDPFNALWRYFIESELAPADAKKTLSETYEHRTEKQWGWLLVSMVLENTPDKEVFKQILAGTKDNTVLARRLTEAYFYLGKRYQLQGKYADAVSLYKLAISFNVYEYVEHRYAFLELENIYLILKQDK